ACAAATCGCGATTGAATCGGAACGACAGCAGGATCTTCTGAGGGCCGCATCCTGACCACATGAGGTCGCTTTGTTCCGTAATTCCGTCGAGCATTGTTGAGGTGTAATGTCCCACGCGAGCGGGAAGGAACTCAGTCTCTAGGAAGGATGCGTTGATCGAAAGACCGAAGAGCGATTCGAGGGCGGCCTGTAGGTCGCCGGTGTTGTGCCGATGACGCGCCACGCCCTGGTGCGCGGCAACATAGACGGGAAGATCGCGCAGTGGACGCGCCTTGACGACCGGGCGTGCTGCGGCACGGCGAAGGCGCAGAAGAATCTCCAGGTTGTCGCTGTCACATACTTCCGGCGTCTCCGCACCTTCCGTCAGCGGATCGATAACAACCGATTCGGATTGTTCGAGCGATTCCAACGCGTCTTCGAGACGGGATTTGGCAACGGGAATGGCAGCGGAGACAGACTCTTTGTCGAGTGGCCCATAGAATCGAAGCCATTCGCCCAGGAATTCTGAAAGGTAATCGCACTCTTCCGATTCGTCCGGTTCAGGATTGGCGAAAGCAGCCGATATCGGCGGTCGGTCGACACAGGCGCCTGTCCACTTCACGGAAAGGGCGCGCTGCATCCGGGGGATTGTCTCGACTGCAACAATTGCATCGCTCGCTGCACCCGCAAGTCGCAGTCGCACCAGCTTCTGCGCAACAGGTCCAACCACCTTGCCGAACGGTGACCCCGTATCGCGACCGCAGGCTTCGGCCAACTCCTCCCATTCGTGAAGCGGAATAAGGAGACGTTCTTTTGCCCAATCCAGCAGTTCGTCAGGTGTGCGCGGAGCATAGCCAGGAAAGACGCGCTGCGCTTTTTGGCGAAAAGTCTCAATTATAGTGCTAGGCACCTTTGGCCGTGCGTCGCGTGAGAACACGGCTTCCCTGAGCAGATCGCTGTTCAAGTTCGAAGCTCCACCCTGAGTGGGGGTATCGTCGGCGTACATGAACTGACTGGTCAGCCGCCAAACGCTGTTCTCCGCAAACGGTGAAGGTGAAGCGGTCTCCACGCACGAACATCGCGTTAGCCCCGACTGTACTTCATCCAATGCCGTGCGCAGGGATTCAAGATCCATTTCATCGCGCAGACAGGTACGCCAGGTCTCCACGAGTATGGGGAAATCCTCGAATTTTTCCGCCGCGCTGAGTAATCGCTTGGAGCGTTGGCGCGTCACCCACAAGGGCATGCGTCTCTTGAACGATTGTCGAGGCAGAAGCAAGGCGCGCGCCGCGTTCTCGCGAAACCGCGCCCCAAAATAACCTGTGTGCTCCAGCCTTGCGCGGAGCAACTTCTCCACGTTCGCGGACGTAACCATCTCGAACGGATCGATTTCAACACAGTTCGTGGGCAAGACGACCATTACGCAGTCGTTGCCGGGCAGCACATCAATGTGCTGTCCATGGGCCTCCTCCCATGCCTGAGCGAGTGCGTAAGCAAAGGGCCTGTTCAAACACCCGCCCCACAACGTATGTAGGATGGCGCGCCGGTATTCGGAGCCGGTCTCAACGTCATGCGCATATTCGATGAGTACGTGATGACGGTGTGGCAAAGCAGTACGCGTCGCGGTGCGCTGGCGCTTGAGGAATTCGACCAAAGCGTCGGCCGCATCGCGGGTCATTCGATGATCGCCACTCAAACGCGCCGCGAGTTCCGGACTGTCCAGCTCGCGATCGGCCATTTCCAGGAACTCCGCGATTCTGCGCGAAGCCTGATAGCCACGGTCACGGTCCTCTGCCCGCCAGAACGGAATGAATGCCTCTTTCAAGCGCTCCGGCTCCACCAAAACGTCATTGTGAGTGATGTCACGGATTCGCCAGGTTTGGAGACTCATGGAGAACACATCGCCGACCGTGCGTTCCCAGACAAACTCCTCGTCCAGCTCGCCGATTTTGGCGAGGGTGGTTGCATGACGCATCGTGAAGTATCCGCGATCAGGGATAGTCCCCCCGCTTGAATAGAGAGTCCGCAATGCCGAGTCCTTGGCGGATATCGTTCCGTCAAGACGATCCACCGACACGAGAGGTTGAAGCGCGCGCAGCCTGCTCTCTTCATAGCGGCCCGCCAGCATGTTGATCACGAGGTCGAATTGCGTGCGTGGAAGCTCGCGGTAGGGCCACGTTGTGCGGATTTGGTCGTAGAGATCCTCGATCTTCCACTGGGCTGTGCCCGTCATTGACACAACCACTTGCGCCAGCACATCGAGCGGGTAGGCTATCGGCTTCGTCTCTTCGATTTCACCGTCCAATACAGCGCGCGCGATCACCGCCGCATCAAGCGCATCGCGCCCATGCGTTGGGAAGACCGTCCCCTTGCTGACTGCGCCAACCTGATGGCCCGCGCGTCCGATGCGCTGCAACGCCGATGCGGCCGAAAACGGTGTCTGAACAAGGACAACTTCGTCCAGCGCGCCGATATCGATTCCCAGTTCGAGTGAGCTTGTTGCCACAATTGCTCTCAGTTCGCCGGCCTTGAGCCGTTGCTCGACCACCGCGCGCATCTCTCGCGAAAGCGATCCGTGGTGTGAATAGGCCAGCATCTCCGGTTCGTCTTGATTGAGCATCATGGCGATGCGTTCACAATGGCGGCGGTTGTTCGTGAAAATGAGCGTCGAGCGATTCCGTTTTACAATTCCCTTTAGTTCACGAACGATTCGCGCGAAGACCGGCGGTACGCCGGACTTCGACGGCCCTGATTCAAACGCTTCTGGAAATCGCACCTCCACCTCATAGGTCTTGGCCGTTGTGGCGCACAAGACTTGTACCGGCCGTTTGTCGTACCGGGCCGAGACCCCGCTTCCGTTGAGTGTGTAGCCCCCCACAAACTCTGCAACGGCCTCGACGGGCCTCACGGTCGCCGACAACGCGATCCGCTGGAATTCGCCAGACAGCGCGACAAGGCGATCTACGGCGGTGATGAGGTGAGTTCCCCGTTTTGTGCCCGCAACCGCGTGAATCTCGTCAAGGATAACCGTGCGGAGGCCCGTCAGCGTGGCGATAGCCTTGCGCGATGAAAGCATCAGGTTGAGGCTCTCCGGAGTGGTTATCAGAATCTCCGGCGGGCGCCGGAGAATCCGTTGGCGCTCGGCGGGGTCGGTATCGCCACTACGGGTCGCCACGCGAATTTCCGGAAACGGTTCGCTGTTTTCCTCAAAGCGCTGACGTAACGCTTCGAGAGGACACAGAAGATTTCGCCGGATGTCGTTATTGAGCGCTTTCAGCGGCGACACATACAACACCCGCAAGGCACCGCGCGGCCATGCGCCGGTAATCAGTTGGTTCAACGCCCACAGAAAGGCGGTCAGAGTCTTGCCACTTCCGGTAGGTGCGGTCACGAGCACGTGCTCGCCCCGCGAGATGACGGGCCACGCGGCTTGCTGCGCCTCTGTGGGCTTTCCGATTTGCTCCGCAAACCACGTCGCTATGAGTGGATGAAATGTACTCAATGGTTCGTGCATCAGTCGATTGTGGCACACCGAAGCAAGATGGCGCGAACCGCCTATTCCCCGACAAAATCACAGGGCTCCCGCGACCGGGTTGGAGCAATAAGACGTGGCGGAAACCGGTCGAGAAAGCCCTGGGGAATGGCGCGTTCAAAGCTTACGCCGCCTAGCGTAGTCTCAACCGATTGCGCCGGGATTAGTGCGCGGTTAGGAGTGTGTTAGGTAAGACCGGACCGTTTTCCTGTCGTGAGTAACGAATGCGCATTCCGCCGGTATATATGACAAGCGTTGGTGGTGCAGCGACAGACCTCTTGGAAAGACAGTCTGCCCATTGATGCGAGGATAAACCCATCTCGAGGGCCCCAACCCTCTAGCTTCCCGCGGCCGCGTCCTGATCCGCTGAGGACGCGGCTATCATCTTTTCCAGCCATGCAGGTCAGTGTGGTGGGGCCGGTGTCACCTTCAACCCCCTACCATCGCGGGGCAAGGTGCAAGCAGGGAGAATAGTCCCGCGCCTCCAATATCCTGCCATTAGTCGCTTTGGTCAGATATACCACCCTGCACGCTGCGTCAACGTGTCTACATGGCTGGATCATCTCGTCATCGTTGACAGCACCGTAACCTCGTGCTATAACTAATTTGAGTTGATACCGTCCTGGGTACAAATGTCCTGCTCCTCTTGTACGTTTCTGATGTACGACCCCAGTTGGGCCTGTCCAATTTTGCTGCAGATGGACACGCTATGTGGAGCGTGACTTTTGGGTTGCTGCAGGTGACCGAAGTTTTCCCTCCAAGGCAAGGAGACCGCACTATTATGGTCAAGAGACGTGGATTTACGCTCATCGAATTGCTGGTTGTAATTGCTATTATCGGCATACTCGCAGCAATTCTGCTTCCGGCCCTGGCAAGGGCCCGGGAAGCTGCCCGCCGCGCGAGTTGCGCAAACAACCTTAAACAGTTGGGCCTCGTGTACAAAATGTATGCAAATGAGGCAAAGGGAGAGAAGCTGCCGTCCTTGTTTATCAAAGTCAAGAAGTATGGTTCGGCTGTAGGTCTCGCGGCCAATGCTGCCCCGGATATTCTGTCAATTTACCCCGAGTACTTGACGGATGCAGCCATTTTCCAGTGTCCGTCATCACCGTCTGTCATTGCCCCGGACTACACGTCCGCGGATGGGAACAGCCTTTTCGGGTCAATCAATCCCAATGAAACGCCAGGGAGCAACAACGACGGGTGCAGTGACTTCTCCAATTGCGCAAATACGAGCGACACCTGCTACGCTTACATGGGATACATGTTTGATGGATCGGCCGTGAGTGCGGCGGCGGAAAGCATGGTCACAGCATTTGGCTCGTATGATTTCCCGGCGGGGACCCTCTTGCAACCGCTTGAAATGTGGAGGACCCTTACAAGCAACGTGGCAGCGCACGCGGCAGCGCTTGTCGGTGTTGATTCGGAGATCGCAGCACTAAATGATGTGACAAATGGGGACGTTGATGTTCCGGATGGCGTCGGCAATAGCGGTGGTAGCACCGTGTATCACTTGAGGGAAGGGATCGAGCGCTTCCTGATTTCGGATATCAACAATCCCGCGGCGAGCGCAAAAGCGCAGAGCGAAATCTACATTCAGTGGGATCGGTTGAGCACGAGGCCTGAAAACTACAATCACCTTCCGGGTGGCGCCAACGTGTTGTACATGGACGGCCACGTTTCGTTCAGCCGGTACGAGATCAATGGCACGGCGCCAGTCAACGGTGCTGTGGCTTCGTACGACGCGGCAATCGACAACTAAATCAGCCTATTCTCGCAGGCTATTCCTAACGAGACAGAGTTGGGGCCGCCGGTCAACCGGCGGCCTCATCTTCTTGTTAACCATAGCAGTGACAGCAAGACGTGCCGCAAAGTGGTGTGTCATGCATACGGGTAGAAGCACAAGAAATGCTCCTTGCTGCTAATCGTGGCTTGGTACGCAGAACCCACTGTTCTCCCGCGAGTAGATGACCAGTAGCTTTGCGCTGAGGTTGTAGGACTGCAATCCCCCCTTGACGCGATTTGCCTTCAAGTAGGCGTTGTTCATCGCCAGGCTGGCCGTACGCACTGGTCCCTCATACTGTGTCCAGAAATTCTTCATGTAATCAACGTCGCGCTGAACGCCCGGTATCCGCTGGCTGGCGAGGGCCTCCGCACGTTCAAAATTGAGGTCCAACAGGACAAACAGGAGTTGCCTCTGCGCGAAAAGAAGACCCGAATAACGGACATACTCGTCCTCGCTCATGACACACGCAAGATAACC
This window of the Candidatus Hydrogenedentota bacterium genome carries:
- a CDS encoding DEAD/DEAH box helicase — its product is MHEPLSTFHPLIATWFAEQIGKPTEAQQAAWPVISRGEHVLVTAPTGSGKTLTAFLWALNQLITGAWPRGALRVLYVSPLKALNNDIRRNLLCPLEALRQRFEENSEPFPEIRVATRSGDTDPAERQRILRRPPEILITTPESLNLMLSSRKAIATLTGLRTVILDEIHAVAGTKRGTHLITAVDRLVALSGEFQRIALSATVRPVEAVAEFVGGYTLNGSGVSARYDKRPVQVLCATTAKTYEVEVRFPEAFESGPSKSGVPPVFARIVRELKGIVKRNRSTLIFTNNRRHCERIAMMLNQDEPEMLAYSHHGSLSREMRAVVEQRLKAGELRAIVATSSLELGIDIGALDEVVLVQTPFSAASALQRIGRAGHQVGAVSKGTVFPTHGRDALDAAVIARAVLDGEIEETKPIAYPLDVLAQVVVSMTGTAQWKIEDLYDQIRTTWPYRELPRTQFDLVINMLAGRYEESRLRALQPLVSVDRLDGTISAKDSALRTLYSSGGTIPDRGYFTMRHATTLAKIGELDEEFVWERTVGDVFSMSLQTWRIRDITHNDVLVEPERLKEAFIPFWRAEDRDRGYQASRRIAEFLEMADRELDSPELAARLSGDHRMTRDAADALVEFLKRQRTATRTALPHRHHVLIEYAHDVETGSEYRRAILHTLWGGCLNRPFAYALAQAWEEAHGQHIDVLPGNDCVMVVLPTNCVEIDPFEMVTSANVEKLLRARLEHTGYFGARFRENAARALLLPRQSFKRRMPLWVTRQRSKRLLSAAEKFEDFPILVETWRTCLRDEMDLESLRTALDEVQSGLTRCSCVETASPSPFAENSVWRLTSQFMYADDTPTQGGASNLNSDLLREAVFSRDARPKVPSTIIETFRQKAQRVFPGYAPRTPDELLDWAKERLLIPLHEWEELAEACGRDTGSPFGKVVGPVAQKLVRLRLAGAASDAIVAVETIPRMQRALSVKWTGACVDRPPISAAFANPEPDESEECDYLSEFLGEWLRFYGPLDKESVSAAIPVAKSRLEDALESLEQSESVVIDPLTEGAETPEVCDSDNLEILLRLRRAAARPVVKARPLRDLPVYVAAHQGVARHRHNTGDLQAALESLFGLSINASFLETEFLPARVGHYTSTMLDGITEQSDLMWSGCGPQKILLSFRFNRDL
- a CDS encoding prepilin-type N-terminal cleavage/methylation domain-containing protein encodes the protein MVKRRGFTLIELLVVIAIIGILAAILLPALARAREAARRASCANNLKQLGLVYKMYANEAKGEKLPSLFIKVKKYGSAVGLAANAAPDILSIYPEYLTDAAIFQCPSSPSVIAPDYTSADGNSLFGSINPNETPGSNNDGCSDFSNCANTSDTCYAYMGYMFDGSAVSAAAESMVTAFGSYDFPAGTLLQPLEMWRTLTSNVAAHAAALVGVDSEIAALNDVTNGDVDVPDGVGNSGGSTVYHLREGIERFLISDINNPAASAKAQSEIYIQWDRLSTRPENYNHLPGGANVLYMDGHVSFSRYEINGTAPVNGAVASYDAAIDN